The Candidatus Margulisiibacteriota bacterium genome segment GCTGTTACGCAAATATCGCCGAACTCGACAAAATTATTCCGCAGGCTATCCGGATAAAACAGGAAATAAAACTGCGGCCAGAATTATGGGGTTTGCCCAGAGGGGACAGCGCCGCGGGCGCTAGGGGGATTGGCCGCGTTCGGGAATTTTTAAAAATCCAGGAAGGCTGCGACAATTTTTGCAGTTATTGCATCATTCCTTACGCCAGAAATAAAATTTCTTCTGCCGCGCCGGAAAATATTTTGGCGGAAGCGCAGGAATTAATTCAAAACAATGTCCGCGAAATTGTCCTGACCGGCATAAATCTAGGCCGTTATTTTTACCAAAACAATTCTCTGGCGGACATTTTGCGGCTATTACTGCGAACGGATATTGCCAGGATCCGGCTTAGTTCTCTTGAGCCGGATCTGCTCACCGACGATCTGTTCAGAACTATTGCCGCGGAACCGCGTCTGGCCAGACATTTGCACATCCCTCTACAGTCCGGCTCGGACAAAATCCTGCGCTTGATGAATAGAAAATACACCGCCGCGGAATACCAAAAACTTATCGCCCGCGCGCGCCGGATTTGCGGCGCGGATCTTGGCCTGACCACGGATATTATTACCGGTTTTCCGGGCGAGACCGAAACAACTTTTCAAGAATCCTGTGCTTTCGTTCAGGAAATCGGTTTTAGCGATCTGCATATTTTCCCCTATTCGCCGCGCCCGCTGACCGCGGCGGCCAAACTGCCGGATATTTGTCCGGACAAACTCGTGAAACAATTTGTTTCACGGCTGGAAAATTTACGGCGGGAAATGCAAAATAACTTTTTGCAAAAACATTTAGCCCGGCCTTTAGAAACGCTGGTCGAAAACAACAAGGGTACCGGGCTCAGCTCGGAATACATTGCGGTAAAGCTCTCGGGCAAAACAGAAAGCGGAAAATTTTACCTGGCCGCGCCGCAGGGCATAAAAGACGGGGTTATTTTAGCCGATCCGGCGCACGGAGTCACCGATGCGGATCTGCATCGGCAGACGGTTTAGCAGATCTACTTTTTCCCGTCTTAGCAGCCGCAGCAGCAGATCCACCGCTCTGGCGCCAAGCGCCGCTCGATCAGTCCAAACCGTGGTCAGCTGCGGCCGCGGTTCGTCGACAAAGCGCGGGAAAGAAATGCCGTCAAAACCGGTAACCGAAATATCCTTGGGAATATTTACACCGTATTTTCGCACCGCGCGGTAAATATAATAAGCCAGTAGATCGCTGGAACACAGAATTAAAGTTTTTTT includes the following:
- a CDS encoding MiaB/RimO family radical SAM methylthiotransferase gives rise to the protein MPVFFYTLGCKSNQYETRQLAEKFSALGFSRTTDPGSASIIVVNTCSVTHIAERKARNLLRRFRAQNPQARLYVCGCYANIAELDKIIPQAIRIKQEIKLRPELWGLPRGDSAAGARGIGRVREFLKIQEGCDNFCSYCIIPYARNKISSAAPENILAEAQELIQNNVREIVLTGINLGRYFYQNNSLADILRLLLRTDIARIRLSSLEPDLLTDDLFRTIAAEPRLARHLHIPLQSGSDKILRLMNRKYTAAEYQKLIARARRICGADLGLTTDIITGFPGETETTFQESCAFVQEIGFSDLHIFPYSPRPLTAAAKLPDICPDKLVKQFVSRLENLRREMQNNFLQKHLARPLETLVENNKGTGLSSEYIAVKLSGKTESGKFYLAAPQGIKDGVILADPAHGVTDADLHRQTV